Below is a window of Variovorax sp. TBS-050B DNA.
CCGCCGCGCGAGTCGGTGTGGCCCTCGATCACCACGCGGGCCGTGGGCCGGTTGCGCAGGAAGTTCGCATGCGCTTCCACGACGCTCCGGTATTGCGGCTTGATGTCGAACTTGTCGAAGTCGAAGTACACGATCCGCGCCACGCCGACCGGGCCGTTCTGCACCGGCGGCGGCGGCGGTGGCTCCACCTTCGCCACCGGGGCCGCGGTCTTGTTCGAGAAGTAGTACTTGGCGTCGTCGCGTCCTTCCTTGGGCGCGGAGCCGCAGGCGGCCAGGCTCGCGGCCAGGGTGACGATGGCCAGTATCCGGAAATTCTTTTTCATGCTGATCCTTTCGCGGGACAGGCCGGGTGGCGGCCTGTCCCTCTTGCTGTCGTTCTTGTCGTGACCCTTCGGTGCTCGTTGCTCAGCCCAGCAGGCCGTGCAGGATGTTCGAGACCGGCGTCAGCACGCTGTTGCTGCCGGCGACCTGATCCACGAGGCTGGTGATCGGGGTCACCACGTCGGTCACGATCGGCGCGGCATGCTCGACGGTGTCGACCACGCCGGCCGCCGTCGCGACCACCGGCTCGAGCGTGCTGCCCGCACCGGCGAGGATGTCGGTCACGGGCTGCGCCACTTCGGAGACGGTGGCGACCACCGGTTCCACGGTCTCGGCCACGTTGCCGGCCACCTCGACCACCGGTTCGAGGATGTTCGCCACCAGGCCGCCGCCCAGCAGGCCGTCGCTGCCGAGCAGGCTGCCGACCAGACCGTCCTCGCCCAGCAGGTCGCCGCCGAGGAGGCCGCCGACGACGCCGTCTTCACCGACCACGCCGCCGAGCAGGTCGCCGCCCAGGAGGTCACCGCCGAGCAGGCCGCCGACGATGCCGTCTTCGCCGACCACGCCGCCGAGCAGATCGCCGCCCAGCAGGTCGCCGCCGAGCAGGCCGCCGACGATGCCGTCTTCGCCGAGCACGCCGCCGATCAGGTCGCCACCCAGGAGGTCGCCGCCGAGCAGGCCGCCGACGATGCCGTCCTCGCCGAGCACGCCGCCGAGCAGATCGCCGCCCAGCAGGTCACCGCCGAGCAAGCCGCCGACGATGCCGTCCTCGCCGAGCACGCCGCCGAGCAGATCACCGCCCAGGAGATCGCCGCCGACCACGCCGCCCACGATGCCGTCCTCGCCGAGCACGCCGCCGAGCAGATCGCCACCCAGGAGATCGCCGCCGAGCAGACCGCCGACGATGCCGTCCTCACCCAGCACACTACCGAGCAGGTCACCACCGAGCAGGCCACCCACGATGCCGTCCTCGCCGAGCACGCCACCAAGCAGGTCGCCACCCAGCAGATCTCCGCCGAGCAAGCCACCCACGATGCCGTCCTCGCCGAGCACACCGCCCAGCAGGTCGCCACCCAGGAGTTCGCCGCCGAGCACGCCACCGAGCAGATCGCCACCCAGCAGATCGCCGCCGAGCAGGCTGCCCACCGGGCCTTCGTTGCCCAGCACGCCGCCGGAACCGAAGAGGCCGCCGCCGAGGCCGCCCTCGCCGATCAGGCCGCCCAGCAGGCCTTCGTCACCGATCACGCCGTCGAGCACGCCGCCCAGCAGCGCATCGTCGCCACCGAGCAGGCCGCCGATCGGGCTGTCGGCCAGCAGGCCGCCCACCACGCCGTTGGCGCCGAGCAGGTTGTCCACGACGCCGTCCTGGCCCAGCAGGCCGCCGGTGAGGCCTTCGCTGCCGAGCACGCCGGCGAGCGCGCCGTCGCCGCCGAGCAGGCCGCCGACCAGGCCTTCTTCGCCGATCAGGCCGCCGACCAGGCCGTCGCTGCCCATCAGGTCGCCGAGCAGGCCCTCGTCGCCGAGCGGGCCGCCCAACAGACCGCCGAGCAGGCCGTCGTCGCCCAGCAGGCCGCCGACCAGGCCTTCGTCGGCCATCACGTCGCCGATCAGACCGCCGACCAGGCCATCCTCGGCGAGCAGGCCGCCGAGCGCGCCGTCTTCGGCCAGGAGGCCGCCGACCAGGCCTTCTTCGGCGAGCAGGCCTTGCACGAGGCTGTTCTCCCCGAGCAGACCCTCGACCACGGTCTCGACCACGCCGCCGTCGCCGATGAGGGTGTCGACGACGCCGTCGAGTCCGAGTGCGCCGGTCACGCCGGTGAGGATGCCGTTGTCGCCCAGCAGGTTGTCGAGGCCGTTCTGCAGCGCATCGGTGACGTGGTCGACCTGTCCCACGAGCGCATCGGTCGCGCCGTTGCCGAGCAGCGGATCGAGCACCGGGTTGAGCACGCCGTCCACGTCGTCGAGCACGGTCTCGGCCACGTCGTCGACGGGATCGAACTGGTTCGGATCGTCGCGCGTGAAGTTGTCGCCGAGCACGGGCGAGAGGATGTCGTCGACGAGGTCGGTCGTTTCGTCGACGACGTAGGTGACCGGGTCGAGCGAATCGCCCAGGCCGAGGTTGTCGTTGACCGTGCCGATCACGCCACCGACAGCGTTGTCGCCGGGGTTGAGGAGGGAGTCGCCGTCGGCGTCGGCGTCGGCATCGGCATCGGCATCGGCATCCGCGTCCGCATCCGCGTCCGCATCTGCATCCGCGTCGGCATCTGCATCGGCATCGGCGTCCGCGTCCGCGTCCGCGTCGGCGTCGGCATCGGCGTCGGCATCTGCATCGGCGTCGGCATCTGCATCGGCGTCGGCGTCGGCATCGGCATCGGCATCGGCATCAGCATCCCCGTCCGCATCCGCATCGGCGTCCGCATCGGCATCCGCGTCGGCATCGGCCTCGCCCACGGGCAGCGGAATGAAACCGGCACCGCCGCCATCGCTCCCACCGCCGCCCAGCGCGGCGCCAAGGCCCGCGGCACCGAGGGCGCCGAGGGCGAATTCGCCGAGGCCGAGACCGGCCGCGGCGGGAAGCTTCTTGCTCACGGCCAGCGCGGCCGCTTCGGCATCGCTGTCGGGCGGCGTGACCTGCAGGTCGCCCTGCGCCACGTCGACGTTCACCTGTTCGAGGCCGCCCGGCAGCTTGGTCGAGCCGATGGTGGCGTCGGTGCCGCCGGTGAAGACGCCGGCCAGCGGCGCCTTGTTGGTGGCCGAGCCGGGGAACAGCACGTTGGCCTGGCCGCCCTCGGGCACGAGCACGCGGTCGCCGGCGATCAGGGTCTGATTGCCCTCCACCGGAATGCGGACACCGTCGCGCATCACGGCGACACCCGGCGTCGCATTGGACAATGTGCCGATGCTTGCGGGTGCCGCGGCGGCGGCGGGTGCCGGCGACACCGCGGCGGCGGATGCGCCGAGCGGGGTGCCGGTGGCCTGGGCGACGACCACGGGTGCCACGCCACTGGCGGCGAGTCCTTCGGTCGAATTGGTCGATGCTTGTGGAGCGTTCATGGCAGCCTCTGTGACAAAAGATGCGTCTACAGGGGCAACTAGCGTGCCGCTTTGAAGATCCGTCCCGCGCCCGGCGCCACGAAACACGCAAGTCGTTGATCTACATGGATATTCTTGAAAACGACGGCCGGCCGGCCGAGGCCGGAAACGCGGTTTGGAGGGGTCTTCGGGCCCTTCGTTACGTAACGGCGTAACGTGCCGCTACCGGAACATCGGGCCTGTTGCGAGACCGTCCGGACCGAGAATCCGGCCTCTTCCTTTCCTTCCTTCTTTCGTTCGCCCCGCGTTCGCTTTCTCTTCACTTCTA
It encodes the following:
- the pal gene encoding peptidoglycan-associated lipoprotein Pal; protein product: MKKNFRILAIVTLAASLAACGSAPKEGRDDAKYYFSNKTAAPVAKVEPPPPPPVQNGPVGVARIVYFDFDKFDIKPQYRSVVEAHANFLRNRPTARVVIEGHTDSRGGREYNLALGQRRAESVQRALSQLGVPADRVEAISWGMEKPASQETTEEGYQLNRRAEFSYR